The uncultured Bacteroides sp. DNA segment TTCGGTAGTGAGTAATGCCGGAAATCTTGGTAGCGACTGGGGTTTTAAGAGTTTTAATATACAGCAGAATGACCAAAGTATCCGTAAGCACAAAACAGAGTGGCACAACAAGATAACGCTATCTCTTGCCTGCCTCATCTTCTTTTTTATCGGAGCGCCTCTGGGTGCCATTATCCGTCGAGGTGGGTTGGGAATGCCCGTTATTGTATCAGTCCTTATTTTTATTATTTACTACATTATTAATAATACGGGCTATAAGATGGCACGTGATGGCAATTGGGTTGTTTGGATGGGCATGTGGACAAGTACTGCTGTGTTGGCTCCTCTAGGTGCTTTCCTTAGTTATAAATCCAATAAAGATTCTGTTGTGCTTAATGCCGATGCTTATATCAGTTGGTTTAAACGTATAGCCGGCATCAGGAGTGTGCGTCATTTATTCAGGAAAGAGGTTGTTATTGTTGATCCTGATTATGATAGAATTGTGACTGACTTGTCTCAACTTAGCATTGATTGCAAAGCATATATTGATAAATGTCGTTTGATGAAATCTCCTAATTACATTAAGTTGTGGATGGTTAACACGCATAATGAAGAGATCGTAATGCTGAATGATCGCTTGGAAATATTGGTCGAAGAAATGTCAAATTCTCAATCTATAACTTTACTTAACGCATTAAACAACTATCCTGTCATAGCTGTTCATGCCCATGTGCGTCCTTTTGATATCTATTGGCTGAATATGCTGGCGGGTTTGCTGGTGCCGGTAGGGCTATTTTTTTATTTTAGAATCTGGGCTTTCAGGGTGCGTTTAGGCAATGATATCAATCGGATTATTAAAACAAACGAAGAAATAACAACCATTATACAGACCAATTTATAAATAAATTATGGAAGAAATTAAACTGAATACGATAGAAGATGCCGTTGCCGATTTTAAAGAAGGTAAGTTCGTTATTGTAGTGGATGACGAAGATCGGGAAAACGAAGGCGACTTTATCATAGCTGCGGAAAAGGTTACCCCCGAAAAGATAAACTTTATGCTGACTCATGGCCGTGGTGTGCTGTGTGCTCCTATCACAGAGGAAAGGTGTGCAGAGTTGGACTTAGGTATGCAGGTCTCTGCCAACACTTCTATTTACGAAACCCCGTTTACCGTTACGGTTGATCTTTTGGAAGGATGCACCACGGGGGTCTCTATGCACGATCGCGCGGCTACAATTTTAGCCTTGGCTAATCCGAATACAAAGCCAACCGATCTTGGCCGCCCTGGTCATGTGAATCCTCTCCGGGCTCGTTCACGCGGGGTACTTCGTCGTGCGGGACATACAGAGGCTACTGTTGACTTGGCTAAACTTGCCGGCCTTTATCCTGCGGGAGCATTAATTGAAATTATTAATGAAGACGGAACAATGGCACGTTTGCCCGAATTGATGAAGATCTCAAAGAAATTTGGATTTAAGATCATCTCTATAAAGGACTTGATTGCTTATCGGGCAAAGTTAGAATCAATCGTTGAAAAAGGGGTAGAGGTAGATATGCCCACTCATTATGGGCATTTCCGCTTGATTCCGTTTCGTCAAAAATCAAACGGGTTGGAGCATGTGGCTTTGATTAAAGGTTCTTGGGAAAAAGATGAACCGGTTTTGGTTCGTGTACACTCTTCTTGTGTTACGGGCGATATCTTTGGGTCTTGTCGTTGTGAATGTGGTGAGCAATTGCAGAAAGCAATGAAAATGATAGAGGAAGCCGGTAAGGGTGTGATTGTTTATATGAATCAAGAAGGGCGCGGCATTGGTTTGATGGCTAAGATGGCTGCCTATAAACTTCAGGAGGAAGGATATGATACGGTAGATGCGAACTTACATTTAGGTTTTGATGCCGATGAACGCGACTATGGCGTGGGAGCACAAATTCTACGTGAGGTAGGAGTGAGCAAAATGAAGTTGATGTCTAACAATCCGGTGAAGCGCGTTGGCTTGGAGGCTTATGGATTAGAAATAACCGAGAACGTTGGAATTGAAATTACTCCTAACGAATATAACGAACGTTACTTGAGAACAAAGAAGGAACGGATGGGGCATACACTACATTTTAATAAGTAACTGTCTTTTTGTTTTCTCATTTGAAATATAATCGTTTATTTTGCAACGAAATTCACTCAACAACAATAAAAGAGATTTGAAATGAACCAATTATCAGACCGTTTGAACAGTTTGTCTCCTTCTGAGACACTTGCGATGTCGCAAAAGAGTAATGAGCTTAAGGCTCAAGGTGTTGATGTTATTAATATGAGTGTTGGAGAACCTGACTTTAATACTCCCGATCACATCAAAGAAGCTGCAAAGAAGGCTGTAGACGATAACTTTTCTCGTTACTCACCAGTACCGGGATATCCTGCCCTTCGCAATGCTATTGTTGAGAAGCTGAAAAAGGAAAATGGTCTGGATTATACTGCTGCACAGATTCTTTGTTCGAATGGAGCTAAACAATCTGTTTGCAACGTATTGATGGCACTTATTGGCCCGGGCGACGAGGTTGTTATTCCTGCTCCTTATTGGGTAAGCTATCCTGAAATGGTGAAGTTGGCCGAAGGAACAAATGTGTTTGTTTCTGCCGGTATTGAACAAGACTTCAAGATTACGCCTGCGCAACTTGAGGCTGCTATCACTCCTAAGACCAAAGCATTGATCTTGTGCTCACCTTCTAATCCTACCGGATCTGTTTATACAAAGGAAGAGTTGGCTGGTTTGGCAGCTGTATTGGCTAACTACCCACAAGTGGTTATCATTGCTGATGAAATCTATGAGCACATTAATTATATTGGTCAGCACGAAAGTATTGCACAATTCCCTGAAGTGAGAGACAGAGTGGTGATTGTGAATGGAGTGTCTAAGGCGTATGCCATGACCGGATGGAGAATCGGTTTCATCGCCGGTCCACAATGGATTGTTTCTGCTTGCAATAAACTTCAGGGACAATACACTTCGGGTCCTTGCTCGGTTTCTCAGAAAGCTGCTGAGGCTGCTTATGTTGGCACTCAGGCACCTGTTGAAGAGATGCGTGTGGCCTTTGAACGTCGCAGAGATTTGATCGTGAAGCTGGCAAAAGAAATACCCGGATTTGAAGTAAACGTTCCGCAAGGTGCTTTCTATTTGTTTCCTAAGTGCAACTCTTACTTTGGAAAGAGCGCGGATGGACGTAAGGTAGTCGATGCCGGTGATCTGGCGATGTACTTGCTTGAAGTAGGTCACGTGGCTTGCGTAGGCGGTACTGCATTTGGGGCTCCTGAATGTATTCGTATGAGCTATGCTACTTCAGATGAAAACATTGTTGAGGCAATG contains these protein-coding regions:
- a CDS encoding bifunctional 3,4-dihydroxy-2-butanone-4-phosphate synthase/GTP cyclohydrolase II produces the protein MEEIKLNTIEDAVADFKEGKFVIVVDDEDRENEGDFIIAAEKVTPEKINFMLTHGRGVLCAPITEERCAELDLGMQVSANTSIYETPFTVTVDLLEGCTTGVSMHDRAATILALANPNTKPTDLGRPGHVNPLRARSRGVLRRAGHTEATVDLAKLAGLYPAGALIEIINEDGTMARLPELMKISKKFGFKIISIKDLIAYRAKLESIVEKGVEVDMPTHYGHFRLIPFRQKSNGLEHVALIKGSWEKDEPVLVRVHSSCVTGDIFGSCRCECGEQLQKAMKMIEEAGKGVIVYMNQEGRGIGLMAKMAAYKLQEEGYDTVDANLHLGFDADERDYGVGAQILREVGVSKMKLMSNNPVKRVGLEAYGLEITENVGIEITPNEYNERYLRTKKERMGHTLHFNK
- a CDS encoding pyridoxal phosphate-dependent aminotransferase, coding for MNQLSDRLNSLSPSETLAMSQKSNELKAQGVDVINMSVGEPDFNTPDHIKEAAKKAVDDNFSRYSPVPGYPALRNAIVEKLKKENGLDYTAAQILCSNGAKQSVCNVLMALIGPGDEVVIPAPYWVSYPEMVKLAEGTNVFVSAGIEQDFKITPAQLEAAITPKTKALILCSPSNPTGSVYTKEELAGLAAVLANYPQVVIIADEIYEHINYIGQHESIAQFPEVRDRVVIVNGVSKAYAMTGWRIGFIAGPQWIVSACNKLQGQYTSGPCSVSQKAAEAAYVGTQAPVEEMRVAFERRRDLIVKLAKEIPGFEVNVPQGAFYLFPKCNSYFGKSADGRKVVDAGDLAMYLLEVGHVACVGGTAFGAPECIRMSYATSDENIVEAMRRIKEALGKLA